One genomic region from Dermatophilaceae bacterium Soc4.6 encodes:
- a CDS encoding RHS repeat-associated core domain-containing protein, whose protein sequence is MAVTVAAAVGMTVVQSVPAFAADTSTYLVGLRANATRVDFPVGDRIDATVDVGTGNLSVLTSDLKLPGIAHDLQLGLAFNSLLVGASGSPAGVAGEWTDRVGYSTFINANTDGSVAYYGPDGFQGTFTPKAGGGYTAPVGLKATLLGTASTGFSVRDHTSNETLAFASSGRLLTITDRNSQATTFTWTAGQLATITSTRSGPASGSSSRKAKFTYDANGRLKTITQDNDTSGSRAVTYSYTSGNLTGITDTGGRSTTFGYTPAAGGDDLTSITNPGGQSTTLTYDGSHRVMSVLRTNAGGANAKTRFTYPSSTQTLVADPTTNGAGAVSSVPHTTYTLDATERVASVTDALGRSRSATYTSFGDVATSSSSAVTGTQNTTTFGHTSSVNSGESLTSVGSATGGSSSLSYGGTGASQYLPSGGTDAQSNASTLMYDGFGNSLSGGNTALAATASVTYNGDGTLKSSTSPAGKVTTYTEDAPSHQVTGITPPSGSGLGATGLTYDGYGRLATVTDGRGAVTTYSYDDLDRVTSVAYSGGGSGLAGVTTVAYTYDTAGNLSKRVDGTGTTTTGYDGLNRLTARTDGAGVVVGYGFDANGNLTSATNGFGTTTYTYDDANQLASYTGPSSLPSYYFYDGVGKRTDTYWRAGPPASSAPYRPTAFTAHAHTDYDRTGRVAKTWTSKNSSDATTARVFDTGYCYAKYVPGVGCPNQATSAPSASDTGLVQYTFDNRTLERTVYTYDAGNRLIDAAPDMGGHHYQYGYDVNGNRTSVKVDGTTTQTLTVNTASNQLTTTGYGYDAAGNLTSDPSAGSLTYNKAGQLDTRGSGTTYAYAGTGQSELTHEVSPPMGTTWDYSYGLTSPQGVPVLSSVTKNGATAYLTNDPTTGTAQEMHLATGQDDFYATDGHGSVVALLSQDSGGTLLATYTYDPYGATTATTNIAGTTATTAINTNPYGYTFGTVDPSTSWVHHGARYHDTTTGRWTSIDPITRLAKPSNANPYAYTANNPVNAIDPTGEDCIETTFYFVGAAFLFAGAVLASPETFGGSLLVIGAGVTALGTSYAELTNCF, encoded by the coding sequence GCCGGGGTGGCGGGGGAGTGGACCGACCGGGTCGGGTACAGCACGTTCATCAACGCCAACACGGACGGGTCGGTGGCGTACTACGGCCCCGACGGGTTCCAGGGCACGTTCACCCCCAAGGCCGGGGGCGGGTACACCGCCCCGGTAGGCCTCAAGGCGACCCTGCTCGGCACGGCCAGCACCGGGTTCAGCGTCCGCGACCACACCAGCAACGAGACGTTGGCGTTCGCCAGCAGTGGGCGGCTGCTCACGATCACCGACCGCAACAGCCAGGCCACGACGTTCACGTGGACCGCAGGCCAGCTGGCCACGATCACCTCGACCCGGTCCGGGCCGGCCAGTGGGAGCTCGTCGCGGAAGGCGAAGTTCACCTACGACGCGAACGGCCGGCTGAAGACAATCACCCAGGACAACGACACGTCGGGGTCACGGGCGGTGACGTACTCCTACACCAGTGGGAACCTGACCGGCATCACGGACACCGGCGGCCGGTCGACCACGTTCGGGTACACCCCGGCCGCGGGCGGGGACGACCTGACCTCGATCACCAACCCCGGTGGGCAGTCCACCACCCTCACCTACGACGGCAGCCACCGCGTGATGTCGGTGCTGCGGACCAACGCTGGCGGGGCGAACGCGAAGACCCGGTTCACCTACCCCTCGTCCACCCAGACCCTGGTCGCGGACCCGACCACCAACGGTGCCGGGGCCGTCTCGTCGGTCCCGCACACCACGTACACCCTCGACGCGACGGAGCGGGTGGCCAGTGTCACCGACGCCCTCGGCCGGTCCCGGTCGGCCACGTACACCTCGTTCGGGGACGTGGCCACCTCCTCCAGCAGCGCGGTCACCGGGACCCAGAACACGACCACCTTCGGGCACACCTCGAGCGTGAACTCGGGGGAGTCCCTGACCTCCGTCGGAAGCGCCACCGGCGGCTCGTCGTCGCTGTCGTACGGCGGGACCGGCGCCAGCCAGTACCTGCCCTCCGGAGGCACCGACGCTCAGAGCAACGCCTCGACCCTGATGTACGACGGCTTCGGGAACTCCCTGTCGGGCGGGAACACCGCGTTGGCGGCGACCGCGTCGGTCACGTACAACGGTGACGGCACGCTGAAGTCGTCGACGTCGCCGGCGGGGAAGGTCACCACCTACACCGAGGACGCCCCCAGCCACCAGGTCACGGGGATCACGCCCCCGTCCGGGTCGGGCCTGGGCGCGACCGGGCTGACCTATGACGGGTACGGCCGGCTGGCCACCGTCACCGACGGTCGCGGCGCGGTCACCACATACAGCTACGACGACCTGGACCGGGTGACCTCGGTCGCCTACTCCGGTGGTGGGTCCGGCCTCGCGGGGGTGACCACGGTCGCCTACACCTACGACACTGCGGGGAACCTGAGCAAGCGGGTCGATGGCACCGGGACCACCACCACCGGCTATGACGGGCTGAACCGGCTGACCGCGCGCACCGACGGCGCCGGGGTCGTTGTGGGGTACGGCTTCGACGCCAACGGGAACCTGACCTCCGCCACGAACGGGTTCGGCACCACCACCTACACCTACGACGACGCGAACCAGCTGGCCTCGTACACCGGCCCCAGCAGCCTGCCCAGCTACTACTTCTACGACGGGGTCGGGAAACGGACCGACACGTACTGGCGGGCGGGCCCGCCCGCCTCGAGCGCGCCCTACCGGCCGACCGCGTTCACCGCGCACGCGCACACCGACTACGACCGGACCGGGCGGGTCGCCAAGACGTGGACCTCGAAGAACTCCAGCGACGCCACCACGGCGCGGGTGTTCGACACCGGCTACTGCTACGCCAAGTACGTTCCCGGGGTGGGCTGCCCCAACCAGGCCACGTCCGCACCGTCCGCCAGCGACACGGGCCTGGTGCAGTACACGTTCGACAACCGCACCCTCGAGCGGACGGTCTACACCTACGACGCGGGGAACCGGCTGATCGACGCCGCCCCCGACATGGGCGGCCACCACTACCAGTACGGGTACGACGTCAACGGCAACCGCACCAGCGTCAAGGTCGACGGGACCACCACCCAAACCCTGACGGTGAACACCGCCTCGAACCAGCTCACCACCACGGGGTACGGCTACGACGCCGCGGGGAACCTGACCTCCGACCCGTCCGCCGGGTCCCTGACGTACAACAAGGCTGGTCAGCTGGACACCCGCGGCTCCGGCACGACCTACGCCTACGCCGGGACCGGACAGTCCGAGCTGACCCACGAGGTCTCACCACCGATGGGGACCACCTGGGACTACTCCTACGGGCTCACCTCCCCCCAAGGGGTGCCCGTGCTGTCGTCGGTGACCAAGAACGGCGCCACCGCCTACCTGACCAACGACCCCACCACCGGCACCGCACAAGAGATGCACCTGGCCACCGGACAGGACGACTTCTACGCCACCGACGGCCACGGCTCCGTCGTCGCCCTACTCTCCCAAGACTCCGGCGGTACCCTGCTCGCGACCTACACCTACGACCCCTACGGAGCCACCACCGCCACCACCAACATCGCCGGCACCACCGCCACCACCGCCATCAACACCAACCCCTACGGGTACACCTTCGGCACCGTCGACCCCTCCACCAGCTGGGTCCACCACGGCGCCCGCTACCACGACACCACCACCGGCAGATGGACATCCATCGACCCCATTACCCGGCTAGCCAAACCCTCTAATGCCAACCCCTACGCATACACGGCCAACAATCCCGTCAACGCAATTGACCCAACCGGCGAAGACTGTATAGAGACCACGTTTTATTTCGTTGGTGCTGCGTTTCTTTTTGCAGGGGCCGTGCTTGCCTCACCTGAGACTTTCGGGGGCTCTCTGCTTGTGATAGGCGCAGGGGTCACGGCCTTAGGAACCAGTTATGCGGAATTGACGAATTGCTTCTAG